The DNA region ataattgcAACATTACGGTGGCGTAGTTCTGCCACAACTTGTCAGTTTATTATGTCAACTTTTCAGATCTTTTTTTATATCTCGGCttaatttcttcaaattaaacCCAAAAGGTCAATATTGGAAAGTTTATAAGTCGAGTTAGATTTAATGAATTGATTCAGAAATTTTATGAACATTACCACGGCATGCAGCTTTCTTGATCTCGGATACCAAGCTGTCGATTTCTGAAAATTGCGTTAGGAAGAAAACGTGAGTACAATTCGGATCGCTGGCAACTTCGTTGAGTTCCATCTCATTAACATCTCCGATCCCGATCGCAAATAGCACTATTCCGGCATCCTTGGCGTACGAAGCCTCTAGAACAGTACTGGGATAATAATTTGAATATCCGTCTGTAATGACAATTCCTACTTTAACAGCATTTGATCTTGTGTTGTGCTGAAACACCCCTCGTCTAGCAGTGCGGATTCCGTGTGCGGTGTTGGTACCTCCAGCGTCGTACTGTATGCTATCAATAGCTATGTCAAGAGCGGCTTGAGAATCGAAATCTCCGAAACCAAATTCTACACGTGCAGAGTCACTGAAAGAGATGGCTGCTACTTGAACTGAATCGGGACCTATTTCAAACTGTTTTGTGACGTTTTTAACAAAGTCAAGAATCCGTAGAAAATTCAGAAATGAAATGCTCCCTGATCCATCCAGAATGAAGGCTAAATCAATTTCACACTTTTTatctgaaataaagaaaataagaatttaGTGGACATAAAagaacatattaaaaaaaagaaagatgttcAACAGTACTAGTACAATATACTTTACTTTCATCTATCTGGTTGACTTCCGATATAAAGTAATGAGGCGATTGTCCTTTATGGTAGTTGTCCACCCAGAAATCTGCCTGTCTTTCAAGGACACCCGGGGTGTTGTTTCCTGCTATTTGTTGAAGTCTGAGGCTGGCTGCTAGCCCCGAGTACAGGGGTTTGGTCAGGTCAGTCCATGCTACGGCTCGCCAGTCTATGTTCAGTTTTTCTTGTATAGCTTGGCACATATCTTCTATTCCATAACAATGTTTGGTGGACTCAAATTCTGACTTTTCCACCTATTTCAATAATATCTAAACatgtaattttcatattttcaacattACGGTAAATAGGAAATTAGATTTGCTCTTTTAAACAAACACTACAGTAATTTTAAATCTTGACTGCGTTTTATAGAATGCTACTCTGTTGAAAGAAcgtttttatatgatattataatacCAAGTACCTGCCAAATCCCACCGTAATAATTCTGTCGGAAGGTGTTTGTGTTCTTCCCATCTTTAGATTGTACGTAGGCTAGACGTCTTAGGAAGACCCTGTCATTGGGATAGATGCAGTTTTCCCGGATAATGTCGACTACAGCCTGTACAATGTCAGCCCCCACGGCACGGTCTTTTCGTGTGCGGTCTACAGCCGACAACACCAATCCCCAACACAAAACACAGAGCAATAGCGCAACAACGCGCTGCTTCTGTTGGGCATCCATCATCTATGTCTCATCAAAGCCAAACGCAACCTGTGCTTAAAGTATCACTCGCAAAGATGTTTGTTTGCCTTCGATAAAGACAATTACAGATATGGAGTTTAGAAGAAGTTCAAATGATAAAGCCCAGAAAGCATGTTCAAGAGCTTGATTTGATAACAATTGTAAATAGgacatattgtttttctttaacgGAACAAATTCTTCTATCACGGCACCTTAATCTTCGGTATAAAATGTGTGTACCAAATACTACATTTAATAACTGTATCTATTAGAAATCTTAATTGATTTCATTGTCAACGTTCTACTGTTTACCTAGTATTTGTATATCGCACAAACTTTCTCTGAATTAAAGCGGCATAATGCCCGGAATTGATTAGAAAGCCGATGTTTGCGAACATGCATTTCAGCATTAATTAATTCATTGTCAATTAATTTTGACCTGGTGCGTGCATTTGCTGTCCTCAAACACCGTAAGCCCAGTTAACTCTTCACCAATGTTCAATATACCCTAAATAGAAACTCATTGCACCTTTGATTACTTTATCAATTCTTGATCCCGGAACATATGAAATTATCTCGGCGTTGCTAAGGGAAGAATAGGAGTTATGGACTTTGTGTCATTTCCACTATAAGTAGTActtgaaacattttttatgaattcgtAAGCCACCGAAATCCAGGCCACTGAACAAGGCATTATCGCTCACAAACATGATTGGttcaatgaaatatgtttatattgcATGTGAGAGAACATTGTTTACTACAGGAGTTCAGTAAAAAaccaacaattattttttttttatttcgctaagataattttaatatttcaatataataaaacgAATCTTTATCTGGTTTGAATACATCAATTCATAAGCAAATTAATTCTTGACAAAAAAGCATCAGCTTAATTATAACGCATCTTCTCCATAACGTAGATCGGACCATTATCCTACAGGCGCAGTCTCCCATACACAGTTCtgtgaatcaaaattaaacACCGTGTGTGGTGTGCAGGCCTGGACCCAGGGGTTGAGGGCGTTGTCACAGTGGATATATTTATGGGGGTCGTGATGGGGAAACATGGTGTAGCCCTGATCCACTTTGTCCTGTGTGCACGGGTTTGTAGAGGTGTGTACATCCGGGGTACATGTTTGTTTAGCCTGGCTCCAAACCATGTGGGAGGAGCAATTAGAGACCCACGCGTGGCCCCACACGTCACAGTGAATGTACTTGGTATTATCTTTGGGGTAGGCGAAGAAGAACTGTTGACTGATAAGGGACTGTGGTGTACAGGGGTTTGTAAGATCCGTTGCCAGCGAGACCTTGTCTCCTGCCGTTACCTGCGCAGACCCACAAGAGTCGGAGCCCTGTGAATAAACACTCAGAATTAAATCAACTTTAGTTAGTGTTTATTTAGCTAAACAACACCACTGATGTTTATGCATCCTTTAAAATTCACACCGGTATCAGCAACAACAAAAGCGCACATACTGTTGTGTAGCGTTGTCCATCCGGGCATTGGATGACATACATCTTCTGCTGGTAATCGCACCTGATGAACTTTGTTTCGTCATATGGGTGAGGGTGGTAAAGTTCTTTGTTTAGGAGAGCAGTGTCAGTGCAGGGATTTGGGATAGCCATATctacaattaaaattaaaaccttTGGATATGGATGCAATTATGACCTCAGTTTGagggtttttaaatttcgattttaaaaaaagtaactaaaaaataactatattttttattattgcgTCAAAAATATGGCTGGGCTTCGTCATCTTTTGCGGAAACTCGAAAGGTTGGGTATCTATATATGTTGCcgcattgtttttttaattggcATGTACTAGTATTACAGACATGAATGTTCATTAGCTAACAGATGCATCTTTCAAAGGTATGCTAAAACCCTAAACCAGCAGTCACAAATAGGCAATTACATTAAGACTTACAATGAAACATGTGCCTTGTTCTTTGTCGCTTTTTAAAGTATTTCATATAAGAACTGTCTTGAAGTTTTAACCTGTCCTAATAAGCAGAGAAAAACTACTTCTCCAAATAAATGTCACGGGTAACTAAAAGACATGCAGCCGTTGGTATTAAAGatacatttgtttaaatgtCGTCATTTTTAAGTATCGATAAAGTCAATAAAAAAATCTGGAAAGGAATATAGCAATCAACCGATCAATCAACCAATTAATCGGTTAATTATTTAACACATACTTACTACCAGACTGACAAACCATGTCCTTGTAGGACGACTGGAACTCGAAGTCCTTTTTGGTGCACGGTCTCTCAATGCCATCCTCTTTGCAAACCACTTCAACTTCTACGTACAGAcagaataaatatacatgtaaacaagtAGTAACTTACTGGTCGTTAAAAAATCAACCCTTATAAATGTTTGAATGACTTCAatactttttactttttaaatgtatttaattgtACAATCGAATATAATAAATGATACGTGTATAGTTGACAgatgttattttttttgctAAACAAGATAGAGGACTTCAAAAGTTGAAggaataaaaagttgaaatatatttggtcaaattgatatatatgtatattggaCCATAATTACACACTGGACATATTGATGTGAGCAAAAGTGGTAAGGTAGTTGGCGTCGGTGCAGTTCTTCCCCTTGATGCTGTAGGGTGACCCCACTGACGTCAGGTATAGCGGCCTGCCGTCTGCTGTCTTATTCAGGAACAACAGTGCCGGATGTCCGTCCGTCGCGGTCAGTTTCTGGCTGTAGAAGACGGAGCTAGGGTGAGGGTTGTCAAAGGAAGCATACACTTGTACCACTCCACAGTTCACCTTGACCTATCACAAACATCGGAACAAATTACAACTAGTTCAAAAGCCCACATGGTTCGAAAAGGGCATTATAGCTGGAATATTTCAAAGGATATTATTATCGCCTAAACAAAAAGTGAGTAGGTTTCGCCGACAGATTGGATTTTTACCTCCAGGACGTTGTGAGCGCCCGTGGTGTTGGACTCCGTCCTCTGTGTGACAAAGGCGAGCGTGGTGGTGGTGTCGATGTGGTGCTTGTAAGTAACATTTAACCTCACTCCGTGTATATCCACGCTTGTGCCGTTCATACCAATGACGCTGTTCGAATCCACGACGATAGGTGCTACAAACACAAAAATCTTATCGTATCGTTCTACTCCAACACCACATTTtgaatgttcaaaatttaaacaaaaaatgtccCAAACAAATTActtgtattatatgtatatgtattttaattttggtgataaaatcaataattcaaaGCTTACTAATCAATTCTTATAACAATGgagttttgataaaaatatgtagatacatgtacatgtagaacttGATTTTTGATGTCTACTTGACACATCCATAATTTAGATATGTTCTACACCTTCGTGTTGTTCGAATACAGAGAAGCTAAAGGTTATTCCAGTCCGATATCAGCATGCACTTTAGAGTAAGCCGGATTTGAGATGCAATCAGTAAATTGAACTAAACTTCAAGGTTAATTTCAGGACACTTCGATATCTcgactatactctgtcccaagatattttggattcacgtttggcttaattgtttgatatttataaatacctcaggatccaaacgatgttcaatcaaaagtatgaaaaatttccaagatttctcagtcaaaacgcccctgttagcttatcaggttttaatacaatgctaaaaaatgttatgtctacggagattttgcattgcagcaagcccggatgataacgttgaaatattgcgcgatgtattccgagtgtattccgaatggagaaaagatgtaaacattccccattataaatctccgtaaggaatctgttttcgttcctgtgaatttttccgagtgaaagattgtaatgtgtcaatgaaattatcttggaaaatatccctttcaactatttcaattgcacttctttcacaggtaagtgtaattttattaaaaatcgtccaaacgtgaatccaaaatatcttgggacagagtataaatgGAAGGTCCGGTATATGCATTGAATGATTATCCAGTAGTGTTTGCTTTGTTCATATTTGGCTTTGAATAGTATACATGTCGCATTTATCTATGATTATATCATTTCTCACAACGAAATCTATATTAATGTCTGAGcagattttttttgaaaaaactgATGAGGAATACacattataattttgttttgctcCAAAACATCAATTCATCTTTCCGACATGAATTATATCTCGGATTATTATGACATAACATGTGCAAGAACACGCTAATTTTTATGCGTTCAACTTGTATTGTATACGTAGATCCATATTTGTTCCTACCTCGACAAGCTGCTTTTTCGATTTCTTGGACTACATTGTCAATTTCCGAGAATCCCGCCAATAAAATCACGTGGGTGCACTCAGGTGGACTCGATATGGCCCTTAACTCTGCCTTGTTTATGTTTCCGATTCCAAGTGCAAATACGACGATTCCCGCTTCCTTGGTTATCTTTGCCTCGTTAATCGTGTCTTGGAAAGAATCTGATGATCCGTCCGTAATGACAAGGGCGACTTTGGTTGCACCTTTTCGTGAGCTGGTTTCAAAGACAGATTCCCTTGCCAGCTTTATCCCTTTATTGGTGGCAGTGCCTCCTGCGTCATAGTTAATGAAGTTCATGGCTCTTTCCAAAGATGCATGATCTTGATGTTCTTCAAATCCAAATTCCAACCTCGCCGTATTACTGAAGGACACGACGGCAACTTGGGAGTTTCCAGGCCCTATGTTCAATCCACGGGTGACTTTCTTCATGAAACCGAGCATGTCAATAAAATTAAAGTACCCGATACTCCCCGAGGTGTCCACAATGAAGGCTAGATCTATCTGACAAGTAGCTAAAAAAAACTCATTTCAAAAACAAGCATgacactaaatacatgtactttaatctTTAAAACGGCTCAAATATCCCCCATCCCTCCTTTGTTTAAAGGTTACATCAGCTATTATTTGAATCCCTACCCCTTGCGATCTTTTGAATTTCCGTCAGAAAAAACGTCTTGGTCTTTCCATGCTGGTAGTTGTTGATCCAGAATTCCGCCTGTTTGTTTATATCCCCGGGGGTGTTGTTTCCCGCCCTCAGCTGTAGCAACAGACTAGCAGCCAGTCCCGAGTACAGGGGTTTTGTCAGATTCTGCCACATCACGCTCGTCCAGTTTATGTTGAGTTTATCTCTTATTATCTTGCACTGATTTTCTAATCCAATGCATGATGAAGTTAAGTTGAAATCTGCTTCCTCAACCTGTAAGATAATCCAcactaataataataataataattttgataataataataataataataactagatacgatctcgttacgagtaacgagtaggtcttccgtttaattttttaaacaattcgattaaaatatcaatgaaatttcagaattctccctcaaccacctccttttagataatgtatacgattgtcaatatcctttaaaatgcttaacaaagagttttgctttttaacatacagcacattaaagatttaatattttagtcccctaaaatctctaattacgtcatcaatgggtttggaaatgagttttacaaacatatattgctgctatcaacaactttgcttctataatgcattacaaaatcttgatcatttttaaggtatgagtaatagagtttaggagtctattggcccctaatttaagggccagcccctttttcttgattttatacgaaaggtctcatgaatactaacattttttgttcttacatccatctaaaattgttgatcacttttgagatacaagtgatgggccagccctctagatccttaatggggacagaaattcgtcttttaataagtggaatcaatttaaatcattttttcaaacattttctcttctatgatgtcttacaaaatatgtatacttctctagttatttttcgtcaaagctaaagtactttggcccctaaaaatccctaactacgtaataaatgggcgtggcaatgattttttcaaatatatttcaaatatatattggtacgatcaacaactttgcttctataatgcattacaaaatcttaatcgtttttaagttacttgtaatagagtttacaaaggccttggcccctaaaaaaaggggccagcccctttttcttgatttgtgtgaaaaggtctttagaatacaaatattttttgttcttacacccatgtgaaattgttgatcatttttgagatacaaatgattgaatattttaggggccagccctctagatccttaatggggacagaaaatcgtgttttgttaaatgaaacaatttgaatcatttattctctagttatttttcgtcaaagctaaagtactttggcccctaaaaatccctaactacgtaataaatgggcgtggcaatgattttttcaaatatatttcaaatatatattggtacgatcaacaactttgcttctataatgcattacaaaatcttaatcgtttttaagttacttgtaatagagtttacaaaggccttggcccctaaaaaaaggggccagcccctttttcttgatttgtgtgaaaaggtctttagaatacaaatattttttgttcttacacccatgtgaaattgttgatcatttttgagatacaaatgattgaatattttaggggccagccctctagatccttaatggggacagaaaatcgtgttttgttaaatgaaacaatttgaatcatttattcaaacattttctcttctatgatgtttaacaaaatatgtatacttctctagttatttttcgtcaaagtttaagtactttggccaaAGAAAAActctaattacgtaataaaagggcgtggcaatgattttttcaaatagatattggtacgatcaacaattttgcttctataatgcattacaaaatctttatcgtttttaagttattcgtaacagagtttatgactgtcttggcccctaatttaaggggccagcccctatttcttgattttgttgaaaagaacttttgattatctaccacttttgttatatttgttttaacaaaatatcaactcataaaaagatacagatcaaaacgtatgaaaaatttgattcgaaattcgtacccaattttcgagcctatgcgagctcatagaaatggcgccactggcgcaaaaaaactacattgtgcacaacttcaacctatggtctacctatcctgtaaatttcatattcctatgtctgatagtctctgagtttatgtctgcacaaaattagtcgtaaaaacttacaaaatcggccgtaaatcggaaccggaagtgccgatttcaaaatttaaaaaaacttctagaattatgaccactggcaatcatctgagaaaaaatggtcgaaatcggccgaatacttttcgagaaatcgcgtgcacaaaattcgtggaaaaaaataataataactagatacgatctcgttacgagtaacgagtaggtcttccgttcaattttttaaacgattcgattaaaatatcaatgaaatttcagaattctccctcaaccacctcctttaagataatgtatacgattgtcaatatcctttaaaatgcttaacaaagagttttgctttttcacatacagcacattaaagatttaagattttagtcccctaaaatctctaattacgtcatcaatgggtttgaaaatgagttttacaaacagatattgctgctatcaacaactttgcttctataatgcattacaaaatcttgatcatttttaaggtttgagtaatagagtttaggagtctattggcccctaatttaaggggccagcccctttttcttgattttatacgaaaggtctcatgaatactaacattttttgttcttacatccatctaaaattgtcgATCAcgtttgagatacaaatgattgaatattttaggggcagccctctagatccttaatggggacagaaatttgtgttttgataaggggaatcaatttaaatcatattttcaaacattttctcttctatgatgtctaacaaaatatgtatacatctcTAGTTGTATTGCGtccaagtttaagtactttggcccctaaaaatcccttattacgtaataa from Crassostrea angulata isolate pt1a10 chromosome 7, ASM2561291v2, whole genome shotgun sequence includes:
- the LOC128157259 gene encoding uncharacterized protein LOC128157259, which encodes MICRRYSTLSALYIAILFCLGCEGFTDRTLEERAGGADIVQAVVDIVRENCIYPNDRVFLRRLAYVQSQDGLDVRTFRPDFYGGIWQVEEADFNLTSSCIGLENQCKIIRDKLNINWTSVMWQNLTKPLYSGLAASLLLQLRAGNNTPGDINKQAEFWINNYQHGKTKTFFLTEIQKIARATCQIDLAFIVDTSGSIGYFNFIDMLGFMKKVTRGLNIGPGNSQVAVVSFSNTARLEFGFEEHQDHASLERAMNFINYDAGGTATNKGIKLARESVFETSSRKGATKVALVITDGSSDSFQDTINEAKITKEAGIVVFALGIGNINKAELRAISSPPECTHVILLAGFSEIDNVVQEIEKAACRAPIVVDSNSVIGMNGTSVDIHGVRLNVTYKHHIDTTTTLAFVTQRTESNTTGAHNVLEVKVNCGVVQVYASFDNPHPSSVFYSQKLTATDGHPALLFLNKTADGRPLYLTSVGSPYSIKGKNCTDANYLTTFAHINMSKVEVVCKEDGIERPCTKKDFEFQSSYKDMVCQSGNMAIPNPCTDTALLNKELYHPHPYDETKFIRCDYQQKMYVIQCPDGQRYTTGSDSCGSAQVTAGDKVSLATDLTNPCTPQSLISQQFFFAYPKDNTKYIHCDVWGHAWVSNCSSHMVWSQAKQTCTPDVHTSTNPCTQDKVDQGYTMFPHHDPHKYIHCDNALNPWVQACTPHTVFNFDSQNCVWETAPVG